The Saprospiraceae bacterium genome includes the window CAATCTTTATGCCGACGAAATCTGTTTCCAAACGCAGGTTCATCCCGCCTCCATTGTCGATCATATTGACCTTGCTAAACGGATAGAAATTTACCGGAAAATGCAGGAAGTGCTGCAATTTGCCATCGCCCAAAAGGTGCATTACAAAGCTTATCCCGAGAACTGGTTCTGGGAATGGCGCAAGGAAGGCGCCACGGCACCGCATGGACGCGGATTGGTTGAAAGCAGTAAAATTGCTGGCCGAACGACCTACTTCTGCTCGGATTGGCAGCAAAAATATTAGCAAAAAGCTACAAAAAATCCTTCCAATAAACGACCTCTCCGCTTTGCATCGCCTTATTGGCCAAAGCCATGCAATAGGTACTTTCTTTACCGCTTTCGTAGCCCACCAAAGGTTGTTTATTGTCTCTGATACATTGCTAATTTCTATTAATTTACTACTTTTATGGGAAACCTGCCATCTATAAACCTACTAACTATTTGTTCAAAGTCAAATTTAGATTTTGTCTAAATCACGAAAGCGAAGAAGCCGATTTATGACTAACAGCGGAAACAATTTCAGACAAAGTCTATTGGAATTCATTACTTTAGTTAGGTATTTTAAAAAATAGCACATGCTTCGGATTTTAGCTTTTATGCTGCTTGTCGTCTTTCTCACTTCCTGTGGACCATCCTTACCCGAAGAAGTAGAAATAGCGATGAAGGGGCTTCCACCCAAATTGGATTTCAATATTCACGTCAAACCGGTGCTGAGTGACCGATGTTTTTCCTGTCATGGCCCCGACAAGGCCAAACAAAAGGCAGGCTTGCGACTTGACCTAGCGGAGAATGCTTATGCCGAATTAGTGGATAACCCAGGAAAAGTGGCCATCAAACCAGGAAAACTTGCTGTAAGTCAGTTGTATCATCGTATTATTTCCGACAATCCGGACGAAATAATGCCTCCGCCGGAATCGGATCTTAGCCTGAGTCCCAGAGAAAAAGCTATCCTGATCCGATGGATACAGGAAGGTGCAGTCTATAAACCGCATTGGGCTTTCATCAAACCAGCAAGACCTGATCTGCCAACGGTAAAAAACAAAGCGCAGGTTCTCAATCCAATTGATCATTTTATTGTAAAGGAATTAGAACAGAAAGGATGGTCCCCCGCTCCCCAAGCTGACAAAGAAACGCTTTTGCGCCGCGTAAGCCTGGACCTCACGGGGCTACCACCTTCGATTGAGGCCATGGATGATTTCCTGGCAGATGATTCTCCCAACGCTTATGAAAAAGCCATAGACAAATTATTAGCCTCGCCGCAATACGGAGAACGAATGGCGACAGACTGGATGGATGTTGCGCGATTTGCCGATACCCACGGCTACACGGTTGATCGCTTTCGGGATATGTCCCCCTGGCGAGATTGGGTCATTAAGGCTTTTAATGACAATATGCCTTATGATCAATTTACCATTTGGCAATTGGCTGGTGACCTATTGCCCAATGCCACAGACGAACAGATCCTGGCTACGGGTTTTAATCGCAACCATCAGCAAAACATGGAGGGCGGCATTGTGCAGGAGGAATTCCGGGTGGAGTATGTAGCCGACCGCACCAATACCCTCGGTACCGCTTACCTCGGCATGACCATGGAGTGCGCCCGCTGCCACGACCACAAATATGACCCTATTACCCAAAAAAACTACTACGAAATCTTTAGCTTCTTTAATAATGTTCAGGAGGCAGGGCAAATCAGTTGGGACAACGCAATGCCTGTGCCGACACTACTGCTGAAAGATGAAAAAGTAGATAGTATTCTTCGTTTTGTTGAACAAAAAATGGAAACGAAACAGCAAGAGGTCCTGGATTTGGACAACAACCTAGCCCCCGATTTCAACCAATGGCTCAGCAAAGAACGCCAACAGACTAAAAGCAAGCTTTTCCCTACTGGTATTCAGGCCCACTACTCATTTGAAGCCTCCCATATTTATAATCAGCTTTCGCCGCAGCAAAAAGGGGAAATGAAACAGGAAGGGGTAAGCACCGAACTAAGCCCCGTTTTCGCGGAAGGAAAAAATGGGAAAGGTTTATTGCTAGATGGCGATGCCTGGCTAGACTTGGGTGAAGTGGGTGCTTTTGAACGTGCTACTCCTTTTTCTATTGGCATTTGGGTAAATATCCCAGCTCATCTCAAAAATGGTGTATTGTTTCACAAGGGAGATGGAGATGCCTTGTATAACTTGAGAGGCTACCATTTGGCCCTAAAAGAAAATCGGCTGGAATTATTGATGGCACATACGGCTCCCTACAACGCGATCATTGAGTATGCCGCCGACATTCCCCGCGATCAGTGGATTCAGCTAAGCATGACTTATGATGGCTCCAGCAAAGCAGATGGTCTAAAAGTTTACCTGAACGGCAAGGAAATGGCTACTACCGTTGAAAGTGATCATTTGTACAAAAGTATTCTCTTCCGAGCAGGAAAAAAAGGAGAAAAAGGTTTGCAGATCGGGGCTCGATGGCGTGGTATTGGCATCAAAGGAGCCATTGTGGACGATATCACCGTCTTCGATCGGGAATTAACGGCCTTGGAGGTCTTGCAATTGGCGGATGCCACCGCCTTCGGGGAACTGCTGGCCAAGCCGCTAGAAAATTTGAGCGAAACGGAAAAAGCAAGCTTAAAACCCTATTTTCTCTCCGTTGGGGTTTCTGAACACAGCCAGAAAAAACAGGATTTACAAGCTTTGCGGCAGCGATACAACCAAACCATCGATACGGTTAAGGAAGTCATGGTGATCCAAGAAATGGAAAAACCCAGGCAAGCTTATGTGCTAGTACGCGGGCAATATGATGCCTATGGGGAGCCAGTCAGGCCAGGCATCCCCGAAAGCCTGCTGCCCATGCCCGAAGATTTGCCCAAAAACCGCCTGGGCTTAGCCAAATGGCTCCTACATCCAGACCACCCTACCACAGCCAGGGTAACCGTCAACCGCCTTTGGCAACAATTCTTTGGACGTGGCCTGGTAAAGACAGCAGAGGATTTCGGGAACCAAGGCGAGCTACCCTCCCATCCTGAATTATTGGACTGGCTGGCGGTAGAGTTTAGGGAATCGGGATGGGATGTCAAAAAAATGGTGAAATTGATCGTGATGTCGGGCACCTATCGGCAATCCTCCAAAACGACGGAACTAGTCGCCAATGAAGACCCTCCCAATGTGTTTTTGGCCAGAGGGCCTTCGATGCGCTTGACAGCCGAGATGCTCAGGGACAACGCACTTGCAGCCAGTGGCTTATTAGTCAAAAAAATTGGCGGTCCCAGTGTTAAGCCCTATCAGCCTGAAGGATTGTGGCGAATTAATGGCACGGCCTACGAAGAGGATCAAGGAGAAAAATTATATCGCCGCAGCCTTTATACCTTTTGGAAGCGCACTGTCCCCTACCCTACGCAATCTACCTTTGATGCGCCTACCAGAGCGAGTTGCTCTGTCCGCAGGCAAAAGACAAGCACGCCCTTACAAGCACTTATTTTGTTGAATGATCCTGTTTATTTGGAAGCGGCAAAAGTGATCGGCCAGCATATTTCAAAAACAGAAAATGTTGCTTTAGCGATCAGTTCGGCTTTTCGTCAATTGACGGGCCGACATCCAAGCGAAGAGGAACGGCTGCTGTTAGAAGAATTGCGCATGAATGAATGGAAAAAATTTTCTGAAAATCCTGAAAAATTAAAAGGCTGGCTCAGCAGCGGCGCCTTTGTGCCCGACGAAAAGATTGACCCGGCTTCCTTAGCTGCCAATACGGTCGTCGCCAGTACCATTATGAATGCAGATGCAACCCTTGTAAAACGATAAGCCATGAACAAAGATTTTTTTAATATTGAACAAAAAATTAATCGCCGCCATTTTTTAACCAAAACCTCCTTGGGACTTGGCGCCATGGCCCTGGGTTCCCTGGCTGGTGGAAATTTAGGCTTTGGTCAAGCTGTAGCTTCGCAAACAGAGGCGACAACGGATGGCGATATACTTGGTATGCTGCCCCATTTTTCACCCAAAGCAAAACGCGTCGTTTACCTTTTTATGAGTGGAGGGCCATCACAGATGGATCTGTATGATTACAAACCTGCACTGGAAAAAGTGCATGGCCAGGAGCTCCCCGATTCCGTCCGAAAAGGGCAAAGGTTGACCGGCATGAGTGCAGGACAATCCGCCTTACCTATGGCTGCTTCTGTTTTTAATTTCAAGCAATATGGGGAATCAAGAGCATGGGTGAGCGAGCTGATGCCTTATACCGCTGAAGTCGTAGATGAACTTTGTTTCATCAAATCCATGTATACAGAGGCCATCAATCACGACCCAGCCATTACTTTTTTCCAATCGGGCAACCAAATTGCTGGGCGGCCCTCGATCGGCGCCTGGGTGAGCTATGGCCTCGGCTCGCTCAATGAGAATTTGCCAACTTTTATCGTATTGGTTTCTAAGAATGCCGGCGGTCAACCGCTTTACGCCAGACTATGGGGAAATGGCTTCCTCCCTAGTCATCACCAGGGCGTTCAATTTCGCTCAGGAAAAGACCCCGTACTTTTTCTCAATAACCCCGAAGGTTATGATGGCTTAGACCGTCGCCAGATGCTCGATTACCTTAAAAAGTTGAATGACTTTCAACGTGATGCCTACAATGACCCAGAAGTAGATAACCGCATGGCTCAGTACGAAATGGCCTACCGGATGCAAACTTCTGTACCTGAGGTGACAGATCTTTCTAATGAACCCGATTGGGTATACGATATGTACGGGCCAGATAGTCGAAACCCCGGGACCTATGCGGCAAATTGCCTGCTGGCTCGCCGGTTGCTAGAAAAAGACGTTCGCTTTATTCAGCTCTATCACCAAGGTTGGGACCAGCATGGTTACCTCAATGGCGGCCTCCGAAGTCAATCGCAAAAAACAGACCAAGCCACAGCCGCACTTATTAAGGATTTGAAGGAGCGCGGCCTTTTGGAAGATACCTTAGTCGTGTGGGGTGGAGAGTTTGGCCGGACCGTTTATGCCCAGGGGAAGTTGACGGGCGAAAGCTATGGCCGCGACCACCACCCTCGCTGCTTTACCATGTGGATGGCTGGGGCTGGCGTAAAACCAGGCTTCACCTACGGTGAGACGGATGATTTTGGTTACAACATTGTGAAGGACCCGGTTCATGTGCATGATTTTCAGGCTACGCTAATGCACTTGTTCGGTATTGACCACGAACGTCTCACCTTCAAGTACCAGGGGCGCCGTTTTCGCCTGACCGATGTTCACGGGGAAGTGGTTAAATCGATACTTGTCTGATGGACAGGTACAGCTGTTCTATCGGGAAGTCAACAAGGCCTTGCCCTGGCAAGGGGATACCAATTATTTTGTGTATAAGATTGTTGAGAAGTAAAAACAAGAGGACTTGTTAGTAAACTTTCCAATTCGGGTTGTCATCAAAAATAGATTCATTTATGACCTTAAAAATAAGGTCCCGATCGGTTGCTGCTAAAAAACCAGGAACAAAAAGCACATCGCCTAACCTTTGCTCCTGCATACTGGCAAAAAGCGTTAATGCAGAAATATAGGCACCTGTAGGGCTCGGATGAATCGTATCTACTTCCCACAAGTCCAACTCTTTCTGAGAAAGTAAAATTTTCCACATCATACCAGCAGGCGCAACCTTGGCGCCTAGTCGGTCTGCCATCATCAGGTAATTGTGACGAATTTCATTTTGCATCCAATCATAGGTGCAACTATTGGGTATTGTTGCGCAATCGGGGGCTCCGCCCTGATAAGCATGGGTCATATAAAGCATCGTTTTCGTCTCACTGTTGTTCTTTTTTATCCTGTTTTGAAGTTGTGTGGCAAAGGGATACACTTGTATTTCCGCTGCTGCCTGGGGGAGCGCTGCCAGGGTAGCGTTTTCCTGCAATACCACCCAATCCCAGTTATCCCCGTTCAACAGGTCGAGGGTTTGATTGCTCTTGGCATGTTCTTCAAGCGAAAAACCACCTGGTGCAGATACTGCTACCTGGATACTATCAGGAAAAGCAGCGGAAGCCATAATCGCCTTAAAGGTTTTCGGTAAGTCATAATAGGAGGTATGACTGTTTCCGATGAACAATACCTTTAATATCCCATCATTGACGGAATCGGCAGGAGTGGGTTCGGGGGTCATTCCTTTTTCTTTTCCACAGGCCAAGAGGCAGGTAAGGCCAATATAAAATAGCAAAAATCGAATGCTCATGGTGTTTTTTTTTTTTAATACCAATGCTACGCTGTGTTGCTTTCCCCTCTAGGGGTTTCTACACAGCGGGGCGCGGAGGGCGCGGAGGTTTTTCACTTTTCGATTTGTACGCTGCTCCCAGGGTAATGCTGTGTAGTAGTTTCTCCAGGGTAGCCATGTAAAGATAAGCAAAGTCTGATCTACATTTTTTAATTCAAAAGCCAAAGAGATAATTTTTTCCTATAAAAAAACTGACTAACTTTAGTCTTGTTAGACCTCCTTTAAGCAAAAATTTAAATCGATTGCCATGGCAAAAAAAGATAATTTAAGTACAATAAAGAACATTAATCGTCGCGAATTCGTGAAATATGCAGCTGCGCTGGCTGCCGTTTCAAGTCTTCCAATTAGCGTTAAGGCAGCAAGCGCGGATCGTTGGGGCACGGTTTTGCCGACCCGCAGGTTGGGAAAAACAGGTATAGATGTGACTTGCTTTGCCATCGGTGGCGGCCCCTTTGATGCGGATTATAGCAAATCAGAGGAAATCATTGAAACAGCCATCCAAAGAGGGTGTCGTTTTTTTGAAACGGCCCGAAACTATGGCCGAGGGGCAAGTGAAGAGGGTTTTGGTAAATTTTTGACGCCGACCTATCGGAAGGAGATTACCCTCATGTCGAAAACCGAAGCCAGGGATGCCGATAATGTCAATCGGGAGTTGGACTTAAGCCTAAAAGCATTAAAGGTGGATCAACTCGATATTTACTTGATGCATGCCATTGCCAGTCCAGAAGACTTCGAGAATAGGCGAAAAAATGGCGTACTTGATGCCATGCGTAAAGCCAAGGAGGAGGGCAAATTGAAACACATCGGATTCAGTGGTCATGCTGATCCGTTTGCACATCGTTATGTCATTGAACAACATATTGATGACATTGAAGTGGTCCTGATGCCCATCAATATAGCTGACCCCACGCAAAGCAGCTTTATTCTAAATACCCTGCCAAAGGCTATCGAACGAAACATGGGAGTGATTGGGATGAAGATTTTTGCCGGTGGCGGATTTTTTGGTGGAAATGTGGTCTGGGGTCGACAACGAGGAGTGGCCCGCCAACGGATCATTCCGGAGTTGCTCAGCACCAAAGAAGCACAACATTTTTCGCTTTCCATGCCCATTAGTGCCACCACGATTGGCTGCCATGACAAAAACCATGTCAATGATAACATTGATAATGTACTTAGTTATAGCGGCATGAGCCAATCGGAACGCGATCTTTTGATCGAAAAAATCACCGCCATCGCCCTTGCCGAGCCCATCGAACACTACAAGGCAATAGACTAATGACGATGACCAAACTGAATGTACTGAAGAAGTGGTTCGAACAACACCCCGCAACGATTACTGCTTTTTCGGGAGGTGTTGATTCCTCCCTCGTTTTATATGTGTCTCATCTTGTCCTGGGAGAAAAAGGAATTGGGCTGATTTCCAATTCGGAAAGCTTAAAGTCGAAGGACTTTCGGGAGGCCATGCAATTTTGTGAACAATACGGGATTCCGCTAGAAGTTATCAAAACAACAGAGCTTCAAGATCCACAATATACTGCCAATCCGATCAATCGCTGTTTTTTCTGTAAAAACCATTTGTATGAAGCCATGATCGAAATGGTACAGGTGAAATACCCTGGTTACACCCTCCTCAATGGTACTAACCTGGATGATTTGGGCGATTATCGACCAGGCCTCCAGGCGGCCAAGATTCATCAGGTCAGGTCTCCATTGGCGGAGCTCGGCATTAACAAAGCAGCAGTGATCGAGATGGCTGAGCACCTGGGTCTTTCCAATGCTTTTAAGCCACCCAGTCCCTGCCTCAGCTCCAGGATTCCTTATGGCACTGCGGTCAATACCGAAAATCTACAGCAAATAGAAAAAGCTGAATACCTTTTGAATCAATATGGATTCCAACAAGTGAGGGTGCGCTATCGAGGAGAGACTGCCGCTATTGAAGTGCCCTCAGATGATATTGCAGCCTTGCAAGCACAGCTGATCCCCATTACTTTTGGGATAAAAGCCCTGGGTTTTTCTGAAGTGGTCGTTGACGAAGAAGGTTTTGTATCCGGAAAACTTAATCGGGTTATACATGAATGAACCTTTTAATATAGATCATGACCGGAAACAAAGACTGGGCTTTGAGGAGGTTATTTTTGGTGAGCCCAAAAGCATAGCGTTATTGATCCAATTATTGAGCACCTATACAGCCAAGCGGCAAAATGTTTTGGTGACCAGGCTCCAGCCTGAAAAGGCAGCTGCTTTGCGCAACAAATTTGAAACGGCCTTTTACGATGAAGATTCGGGCATTTTTATGTTAATGCCGATTGATCATAGCCCCGAAAAGGCAAGCGTGGGCATCATTACTGCGGGTAGCTCCGATATCGGGGTTGCCAAAGAGGCGTTTTATACCCTAAGTTACATGGGCGTCAGTTCTACCATCGTTCATGATGTTGGGGTGGCGGGGCTGCATCGGTTGTTAGACAAACTGGAGGAGCTGCGCAGCTTCCGGGTACTGGTGGTCATTGCGGGCTTTGAAGGCGCCTTGCCGACGGTCGTAGGAGGACTCCTCCCCCAGCCTATCATTGCGGTTCCGACCTCCATTGGCTACGGAACCGCTAAAAATGGCGAAACAGCCTTGCATGCGATGCTCACCAGTTGTGCCAATGGTATCACGGTGGTAAATATTGACAATGGCTACGGAGCCGCTATGAGTGCATTTCGAATCCTAAATCTTATCAAACAATGAATGCGATTTACATTGAAGCCTTTTCTGGTCTTTCTGGCAATATGTTTTTAAGTGCCTTTTGTGAGTTGCTCGACGCTTATGACGAGTTGTTATCCTTGCCTTCGAAATTACATCTGCCGGATGGAAAAATCGAAATAAGTCAGGTCAATAAAAATGGCATCACTTGCAAATATATTGAGGTGATAGATTTAAACGTAGCAGAAGGCCAGGATCACCAACATGGGCATAGTCATGGAAACCATGATCATCACCACGATCATAGCCACTCCCACCATACCCATTCCCATGAACACGAGCACCATCATCACCATGGCGAACACGAGCATACGCACGAGCATCATCACGAACACCACCATCATCGGCATCTTAGCGATATTCAGGCCATTATCGACCGGGCGCATATCACCCCAGGAGCGAAAAAGATTGCCCACGAAATATTTCTGTTGATCGGACAGGCTGAATCGAAAATACATAACATTCCCTTGGAAAAAATCCACTTTCATGAGATCAGTGGGGTGGACTCCATTATTGATATTGTAGGGAATGCCGTATTGATAGACAAGCTGCAATTGGGGCAGGTTTATTGTACCCCGGTCTGTACCGGATATGGCATGGTCAAAACCCAACATGGCATGCTACCCGTCCCTGCTCCGGCAACGGCTGAATTATTGCTTAATATCCCAAGCTATCCTGGCGAGGAAAAAGGAGAAAAAGTTACGCCCACAGGTGCTGCCATTCTGAAATACCTGAATCCAAGTTTTACCATTGGTACTTTTACGACCAAGAAAATAGCCTACGGGCCAGGGAAAAAGGATTTTCATTATCCCAATGTCGTTCGAATTTCCTTGATAAAAGAAAGTGCAAAAGAAACCGAAGCATCCCACCTCAAGCTGGAGACCTCCATCGATGACATGTCGCCGGAATACCTGGGCACCGACTTCCAGGAGGGCCTAATGGATGCCGGGGCGACAGATTTTAGCATGAGTCAGCAAGTGATGAAAAAAGGACGTTTGGGTTTTTTGATTACGGTTTTATTACCCAAAGAAAAATTGAAAGCGGTCTCCAACTACCTCTTCGAAAGCACCAGTACGATTGGCCTGCGCTACTATCCAGTTGCTCGACTAACATTGCCCCGCAGGCTGCTGAAAAAGCAGACGGAATTTGGAGAAATCGGCATCAAAGAAAGTACTACGCCCAATAATGAGATCAAAAGCAAACCTGAGTTTGAGGATATTCGGAAGGCGGCTTTGGATACCAATCAGGCTGCCTTTCAGGTTTTCAGGAAGTTAATATAGTCCATCATTAATAAAATAATAATAGGCATAGGAAGACATCAGCAGTTCCCAGGATACGATAGGCAGTCCCTAACCGGATTTGGAGGAGCGGAGGACACAGCGGTGTTTTTGGCCAAACAGGGGAAGTTTACCCAAGAATTACCCAAAGCAACTTCCCCTGTCTTGCTAGCTAACGTCAGGTTTGCGTACTTGTGGTCTTTTATAGGCTTGGGTGACAGGGTTTTTCCAGGATACTTGGCAACAACATTTGCTTTTCCACCTTTTCGCGGGAAAAGGTGGAGCCAAAACCGCCGCCTGACGCATCTTCGGCCTTCGGACGACGGAGTCGCCTTCGGCAGACGAAGTCAGCTTTCGGACGATGAAGTCTCCTTAGATTGTCCTTCGGCAGACGAAGTCGGCTAAAACAGTCTTCCACTACGTTGCACAAAAAGAAACTCGCCATTGGGTTTGGGTGATCACTTAAACATTGTTGATTGTCAATTGTTTATAGCTGAGCCTGGTTGCTTCGAAGCTCAAACAGTTTTTTGTGCGGGCTCTTCGTTTCAGACTGTTTTTTAACGCCGAATCTGCTAAGGGCGGACTCCTTCATCGCAAACCTTACGTTAGCTTACAAAAGCAATCCTACTCCATTTTTCGGGTAAATGGGTATCATAAATACCGTGGCTATTCAAAGCCATGGCGGGATGAGGTTGTACTTCTTGTCCACTAAGCACCAACTTTTGGAACCTACCTAAAAACATCTGCCAAATATCACCATTGGCAGGGGGTAGAGAACGACCATTGGACAGCCAGTCCAAACTGTTCCAGGGTATCCCAATTTCCAAAGACCAGCCTTGGTCGATATCGCTATTATCATTTAGGGTACCATCCACCTGCACAGCCGTTTGCAAACCAGGCAGGTCATAATTGGTAAATGCCCAGCGGATTCCCCGGGGATGTGTTCCTTTCCAGAAGGTCGCGCCGCGCCGGTCATAATCCCCGCCAAAGGTATAGGCTTGAGCTTGGTGCACATCAAACAGCGGAACATCAAATTTGCTGCCTTTGGTATAGGCATCTTTCCAAATAAAAAATACTTCGTAGACCGTATTGGCCGCATTCACCTCTAGTTCATAGTAACAATCACCACCATCAATAAAAATTTCTAAATCGTTTTCTAAGAAAACGATACTGTCCCGCTCTAGCAGTTTGGCTTCCACAAATGGTTCCTCCGCCTTAAAGGCAAAGTATAAATGAGTGTCGTTCCAAAGGATCGCCGCTTGGGTGTTATACATTCCGGCATCTCCTGTCGCCATATCGACAAACCTTTTACTCCAGGTTGCCTGCTGCCAAATTTCCTTTTCGACATCACCATCTATAACAATAGCCGTTGCAATTTTATGAGCGGTATAATCTGGTACTTGATGCATACTTATAACTTAAGGCCGAATAATCGTCCCATCTTTTTTGCGCAACTGGGTCCAATTGTTGAGCTGAGTATCTGGCAAAGGAA containing:
- a CDS encoding DUF1553 domain-containing protein, translated to MLRILAFMLLVVFLTSCGPSLPEEVEIAMKGLPPKLDFNIHVKPVLSDRCFSCHGPDKAKQKAGLRLDLAENAYAELVDNPGKVAIKPGKLAVSQLYHRIISDNPDEIMPPPESDLSLSPREKAILIRWIQEGAVYKPHWAFIKPARPDLPTVKNKAQVLNPIDHFIVKELEQKGWSPAPQADKETLLRRVSLDLTGLPPSIEAMDDFLADDSPNAYEKAIDKLLASPQYGERMATDWMDVARFADTHGYTVDRFRDMSPWRDWVIKAFNDNMPYDQFTIWQLAGDLLPNATDEQILATGFNRNHQQNMEGGIVQEEFRVEYVADRTNTLGTAYLGMTMECARCHDHKYDPITQKNYYEIFSFFNNVQEAGQISWDNAMPVPTLLLKDEKVDSILRFVEQKMETKQQEVLDLDNNLAPDFNQWLSKERQQTKSKLFPTGIQAHYSFEASHIYNQLSPQQKGEMKQEGVSTELSPVFAEGKNGKGLLLDGDAWLDLGEVGAFERATPFSIGIWVNIPAHLKNGVLFHKGDGDALYNLRGYHLALKENRLELLMAHTAPYNAIIEYAADIPRDQWIQLSMTYDGSSKADGLKVYLNGKEMATTVESDHLYKSILFRAGKKGEKGLQIGARWRGIGIKGAIVDDITVFDRELTALEVLQLADATAFGELLAKPLENLSETEKASLKPYFLSVGVSEHSQKKQDLQALRQRYNQTIDTVKEVMVIQEMEKPRQAYVLVRGQYDAYGEPVRPGIPESLLPMPEDLPKNRLGLAKWLLHPDHPTTARVTVNRLWQQFFGRGLVKTAEDFGNQGELPSHPELLDWLAVEFRESGWDVKKMVKLIVMSGTYRQSSKTTELVANEDPPNVFLARGPSMRLTAEMLRDNALAASGLLVKKIGGPSVKPYQPEGLWRINGTAYEEDQGEKLYRRSLYTFWKRTVPYPTQSTFDAPTRASCSVRRQKTSTPLQALILLNDPVYLEAAKVIGQHISKTENVALAISSAFRQLTGRHPSEEERLLLEELRMNEWKKFSENPEKLKGWLSSGAFVPDEKIDPASLAANTVVASTIMNADATLVKR
- a CDS encoding DUF1501 domain-containing protein; translation: MNKDFFNIEQKINRRHFLTKTSLGLGAMALGSLAGGNLGFGQAVASQTEATTDGDILGMLPHFSPKAKRVVYLFMSGGPSQMDLYDYKPALEKVHGQELPDSVRKGQRLTGMSAGQSALPMAASVFNFKQYGESRAWVSELMPYTAEVVDELCFIKSMYTEAINHDPAITFFQSGNQIAGRPSIGAWVSYGLGSLNENLPTFIVLVSKNAGGQPLYARLWGNGFLPSHHQGVQFRSGKDPVLFLNNPEGYDGLDRRQMLDYLKKLNDFQRDAYNDPEVDNRMAQYEMAYRMQTSVPEVTDLSNEPDWVYDMYGPDSRNPGTYAANCLLARRLLEKDVRFIQLYHQGWDQHGYLNGGLRSQSQKTDQATAALIKDLKERGLLEDTLVVWGGEFGRTVYAQGKLTGESYGRDHHPRCFTMWMAGAGVKPGFTYGETDDFGYNIVKDPVHVHDFQATLMHLFGIDHERLTFKYQGRRFRLTDVHGEVVKSILV
- a CDS encoding aldo/keto reductase, which produces MAKKDNLSTIKNINRREFVKYAAALAAVSSLPISVKAASADRWGTVLPTRRLGKTGIDVTCFAIGGGPFDADYSKSEEIIETAIQRGCRFFETARNYGRGASEEGFGKFLTPTYRKEITLMSKTEARDADNVNRELDLSLKALKVDQLDIYLMHAIASPEDFENRRKNGVLDAMRKAKEEGKLKHIGFSGHADPFAHRYVIEQHIDDIEVVLMPINIADPTQSSFILNTLPKAIERNMGVIGMKIFAGGGFFGGNVVWGRQRGVARQRIIPELLSTKEAQHFSLSMPISATTIGCHDKNHVNDNIDNVLSYSGMSQSERDLLIEKITAIALAEPIEHYKAID
- the larE gene encoding ATP-dependent sacrificial sulfur transferase LarE; amino-acid sequence: MTKLNVLKKWFEQHPATITAFSGGVDSSLVLYVSHLVLGEKGIGLISNSESLKSKDFREAMQFCEQYGIPLEVIKTTELQDPQYTANPINRCFFCKNHLYEAMIEMVQVKYPGYTLLNGTNLDDLGDYRPGLQAAKIHQVRSPLAELGINKAAVIEMAEHLGLSNAFKPPSPCLSSRIPYGTAVNTENLQQIEKAEYLLNQYGFQQVRVRYRGETAAIEVPSDDIAALQAQLIPITFGIKALGFSEVVVDEEGFVSGKLNRVIHE
- the larB gene encoding nickel pincer cofactor biosynthesis protein LarB yields the protein MNEPFNIDHDRKQRLGFEEVIFGEPKSIALLIQLLSTYTAKRQNVLVTRLQPEKAAALRNKFETAFYDEDSGIFMLMPIDHSPEKASVGIITAGSSDIGVAKEAFYTLSYMGVSSTIVHDVGVAGLHRLLDKLEELRSFRVLVVIAGFEGALPTVVGGLLPQPIIAVPTSIGYGTAKNGETALHAMLTSCANGITVVNIDNGYGAAMSAFRILNLIKQ
- the larC gene encoding nickel pincer cofactor biosynthesis protein LarC, encoding MNAIYIEAFSGLSGNMFLSAFCELLDAYDELLSLPSKLHLPDGKIEISQVNKNGITCKYIEVIDLNVAEGQDHQHGHSHGNHDHHHDHSHSHHTHSHEHEHHHHHGEHEHTHEHHHEHHHHRHLSDIQAIIDRAHITPGAKKIAHEIFLLIGQAESKIHNIPLEKIHFHEISGVDSIIDIVGNAVLIDKLQLGQVYCTPVCTGYGMVKTQHGMLPVPAPATAELLLNIPSYPGEEKGEKVTPTGAAILKYLNPSFTIGTFTTKKIAYGPGKKDFHYPNVVRISLIKESAKETEASHLKLETSIDDMSPEYLGTDFQEGLMDAGATDFSMSQQVMKKGRLGFLITVLLPKEKLKAVSNYLFESTSTIGLRYYPVARLTLPRRLLKKQTEFGEIGIKESTTPNNEIKSKPEFEDIRKAALDTNQAAFQVFRKLI
- a CDS encoding carbohydrate-binding family 9-like protein, giving the protein MHQVPDYTAHKIATAIVIDGDVEKEIWQQATWSKRFVDMATGDAGMYNTQAAILWNDTHLYFAFKAEEPFVEAKLLERDSIVFLENDLEIFIDGGDCYYELEVNAANTVYEVFFIWKDAYTKGSKFDVPLFDVHQAQAYTFGGDYDRRGATFWKGTHPRGIRWAFTNYDLPGLQTAVQVDGTLNDNSDIDQGWSLEIGIPWNSLDWLSNGRSLPPANGDIWQMFLGRFQKLVLSGQEVQPHPAMALNSHGIYDTHLPEKWSRIAFVS